Proteins from a single region of Alphaproteobacteria bacterium:
- a CDS encoding amino acid--[acyl-carrier-protein] ligase: protein MSSEAQIAFRNELVAAGLLHATEVDGLYAQSGAFEEIVERFSALITRTGAGDGPEVLRFPPGMTRGTLERSGYLRSFPQLAGTIHSFDGGDREHAALIAALDGGADWTGGQKVTGLAFTPAACYPGYPIVARRGPLPAEGVLLDVQSWCFRHEPSLDPARLQLFRQREHVRIGTPAQVLEFRERWLKRGRAIMESMGVPLDIDVANDPFFGRAGRMLAANQRDQALKFELLVPITSTEKPTACVSFNYHQDHLGHAFGLSLADGSTAHTACVGFGLERIALALLRHHGLDTRAWPDAVRRALWT from the coding sequence GTGAGCAGCGAGGCGCAGATCGCGTTCCGCAACGAGCTGGTCGCGGCCGGCCTGCTGCACGCCACCGAGGTCGACGGCCTGTACGCGCAGTCCGGCGCCTTCGAGGAGATCGTCGAGCGCTTCAGCGCGCTCATCACCCGCACCGGCGCGGGCGACGGGCCCGAGGTGCTGCGTTTTCCGCCCGGCATGACGCGCGGCACGCTGGAGCGCAGCGGCTATCTGCGCAGCTTCCCGCAGCTTGCCGGCACCATCCATTCCTTCGACGGCGGCGATCGCGAGCACGCCGCGCTGATCGCCGCGCTCGACGGCGGCGCCGACTGGACCGGGGGCCAGAAGGTCACCGGCCTCGCCTTCACCCCGGCCGCCTGCTACCCCGGCTACCCGATCGTCGCCCGGCGCGGCCCGCTGCCGGCCGAGGGCGTGCTGCTCGACGTGCAGTCCTGGTGCTTCCGCCACGAGCCCTCGCTCGATCCGGCGCGCCTGCAGCTCTTCCGCCAGCGCGAGCATGTGCGCATCGGCACGCCGGCGCAGGTGCTGGAGTTCCGCGAGCGCTGGCTCAAGCGCGGCCGCGCCATCATGGAATCGATGGGCGTGCCGCTCGACATCGACGTCGCCAACGATCCGTTCTTCGGCCGCGCCGGGCGCATGCTGGCGGCCAACCAACGCGACCAGGCGCTGAAGTTCGAGCTCCTGGTGCCGATCACCAGCACCGAGAAGCCCACGGCCTGCGTCAGCTTCAACTACCACCAGGACCACCTCGGCCACGCCTTCGGGCTGAGCCTCGCCGACGGCTCGACCGCGCACACCGCCTGCGTCGGCTTCGGCCTGGAGCGCATCGCGCTGGCGCTGCTGCGCCATCACGGCCTCGACACCAGGGCCTGGCCCGACGCCGTCCGCCGCGCGCTCTGGACCTAG
- a CDS encoding amidase yields the protein MASDLVRLSATEAVGLLKKGEVSPLELIDAAEQRIGEVESDVNALPTLCLDRARDHAKKLMAGRGRVAEGEAGWLAGLPVAIKDLADVSGVRTTYGSPIFKDHVPERSHPLVERIERKGGVVIAKSNTPEFGAGGNTFNEVFGRTLNPWNTSLTCGGSTGGGAVALATGEVWLAQGSDHGGSLRGPATLCSVVGIRPSPGRVTRGTSNNLFSPMSVQGPMARNIPDLALFLDTMAGHCPLDPLTFDAPAVPFAEAVKAPARKLRIGFTANYGGTLPVDRETREICAREVRRFEQAGCIVEEAFPELGPVDETFLALRSQVFLVDRELQLQTHRDLLKPDIIWNTERALQQSPSALARADRERAALYRRFAEFFTRYDVLVTPGAATPAWDVTLRARDVIDGVKLTNYIAGSALTSAITLTSCPAVSVPCGFDAFGRPVGLQIVAPARQEALALHTAAVFEQLSGLSLLLPIDPRPGTVPPT from the coding sequence ATGGCCAGCGATCTCGTCCGATTGTCCGCCACCGAGGCGGTGGGGCTGCTGAAGAAAGGCGAGGTCTCGCCGCTCGAGCTGATCGATGCCGCCGAGCAGCGCATCGGCGAGGTCGAGAGCGACGTGAACGCGCTGCCGACGCTGTGCCTCGATCGCGCCCGCGATCACGCCAAGAAGCTGATGGCCGGCCGCGGCCGCGTCGCCGAAGGCGAGGCCGGCTGGCTCGCTGGCCTGCCGGTGGCGATCAAGGACCTCGCCGATGTCTCGGGCGTGCGCACGACCTACGGCTCGCCGATCTTCAAGGACCACGTGCCCGAGCGATCGCACCCGCTGGTCGAGCGCATCGAGCGCAAGGGCGGCGTGGTGATCGCCAAGTCGAACACACCGGAGTTCGGCGCCGGCGGCAACACCTTCAACGAGGTCTTCGGCCGCACGCTCAATCCCTGGAACACGTCGCTGACCTGCGGCGGCTCGACCGGCGGCGGCGCCGTGGCGCTGGCCACCGGCGAGGTCTGGCTGGCGCAGGGTTCGGACCATGGCGGCTCGCTGCGCGGTCCGGCGACCTTGTGCTCGGTCGTCGGCATCCGCCCCTCGCCCGGCCGCGTGACGCGCGGCACCAGCAACAACCTGTTCTCGCCGATGTCGGTGCAGGGGCCGATGGCGCGCAACATCCCCGACCTGGCGCTGTTCCTCGACACCATGGCGGGTCATTGCCCGCTCGATCCGCTGACCTTCGACGCGCCGGCGGTGCCGTTCGCCGAGGCCGTGAAGGCGCCGGCGCGCAAGCTGCGCATCGGCTTTACCGCCAATTACGGCGGCACGCTGCCGGTCGACCGCGAGACCCGCGAGATCTGCGCCCGCGAGGTGCGCCGCTTCGAGCAGGCCGGCTGCATCGTCGAGGAGGCCTTCCCCGAGCTCGGTCCGGTCGACGAGACGTTCCTGGCGCTGCGCTCTCAGGTCTTCCTGGTCGACCGCGAGCTGCAATTGCAGACCCATCGCGACCTGCTGAAGCCCGACATCATCTGGAACACCGAGCGCGCCCTGCAGCAATCGCCCAGCGCGCTCGCCCGCGCCGACCGCGAGCGCGCCGCGCTCTATCGCCGCTTCGCCGAGTTCTTCACCAGGTACGACGTGCTGGTCACGCCCGGCGCCGCCACCCCGGCCTGGGACGTGACGCTCAGGGCGCGCGACGTGATCGACGGGGTGAAGCTCACCAACTACATCGCCGGCAGCGCGCTGACCTCGGCCATCACGCTGACCTCCTGCCCGGCGGTCTCGGTGCCCTGCGGCTTCGACGCCTTCGGCCGGCCGGTCGGCCTGCAGATCGTGGCGCCCGCCCGCCAGGAGGCGCTGGCGCTGCATACGGCGGCGGTTTTCGAGCAGCTGAGCGGGCTCAGCCTGCTCTTGCCGATCGATCCACGGCCGGGCACGGTGCCGCCGACCTGA
- the fdhD gene encoding formate dehydrogenase accessory sulfurtransferase FdhD gives MTDDVPPPVQRVARAAWAGGEPSSGMRVLPEETAVALTYNRTTHAVMMATPADLEDFAVGFSLTEGIVERPREIEELAVLPGRDGIELRMWIGEDRGAAFHDRRRHLAGPTGCGLCGMDSLAEAMRPPRVVSSGLRLSADDVRRAIAALPSAQTINRQTRAVHGAAYWEPEAGLVALREDVGRHNAVDKLAGALARQSLSPDNGLLLLTSRVSIEMVQKAAAIGAPVVVAVSVPTALAVRAAEAAGITLIAVAREDGFEIFSHAGRIARGPIADVA, from the coding sequence ATGACCGACGACGTGCCGCCGCCGGTGCAACGCGTGGCGCGCGCAGCCTGGGCCGGCGGCGAGCCGTCCTCGGGCATGCGCGTCTTGCCCGAGGAGACCGCGGTCGCGCTCACCTACAATCGCACGACGCACGCGGTGATGATGGCGACGCCGGCCGACCTTGAGGATTTCGCCGTCGGCTTCAGCCTGACCGAGGGCATCGTCGAGCGGCCGCGGGAGATCGAGGAGCTCGCGGTCCTGCCTGGCCGCGACGGCATCGAGCTGCGCATGTGGATCGGCGAGGATCGCGGCGCGGCGTTCCACGATCGCAGGCGCCACCTCGCCGGGCCCACCGGTTGCGGCCTGTGCGGCATGGACAGCCTCGCCGAGGCGATGCGGCCGCCGCGTGTCGTGAGCAGCGGGCTGCGGCTTTCGGCCGACGATGTGCGACGCGCCATCGCCGCCCTGCCCTCGGCGCAGACGATCAACCGCCAGACCCGCGCGGTGCATGGCGCGGCCTATTGGGAGCCGGAAGCCGGCCTCGTCGCCTTGCGCGAGGATGTCGGGCGCCACAACGCCGTCGACAAGCTGGCCGGCGCGCTGGCCCGGCAATCGCTGTCGCCCGACAATGGCCTGCTGCTGCTGACCAGCCGAGTCTCGATCGAGATGGTGCAGAAGGCCGCCGCGATCGGCGCGCCCGTCGTCGTGGCGGTGTCAGTGCCCACGGCGCTGGCGGTGCGCGCCGCCGAAGCGGCGGGCATCACCCTGATCGCCGTGGCGCGCGAGGACGGCTTCGAAATCTTCAGCCATGCCGGTCGCATCGCCAGGGGACCCATCGCCGATGTCGCCTGA
- a CDS encoding NADH-quinone oxidoreductase subunit NuoF → MSALVYLPRDVAALAVGADEVAQALGEAARRRGVTLEIVRTGSRGLFWLEPMLELATPEGRVAYGPVEASDAEALLDAIVAGGGPHRLRLGPPEAIPFLKRQTRLTFARCGIIDPLSLSEYRAAGGYRGLERALSIGPAAIVEAVVQSGLRGRGGAGFPTGIKWRTTREAVGQPKYIVCNADEGDSGTYADRMIMEGDPFCLIEGMTIAAIAVGAAKGFLYIRSEYPHAIATMEAALAMARRDGCLGANVAGSGHAFDIEIRVGAGAYVCGEETALLDSLEGKRGMVRAKPPLPAHRGLFGRPTVVNNVLSLAAVPTILAEGADFYRDFGIGRSRGTMPIQLAGNVRHGGLFETGFGVTLGELVDDIGGGTASGRPVRAVQVGGPLGAYFPRALFDTPFDYEAFTARDGLIGHGGIVVFDDTVDMAHQARFAMEFCAIESCGKCTPCRIGSTRGVEVIDRIVRGEKREANLALLEDLCGTLKFGSLCALGGFTPFPVMSALRHFPEDFGARTGAVPA, encoded by the coding sequence GTGAGCGCGCTTGTCTATCTGCCGCGCGACGTCGCCGCCCTGGCGGTCGGCGCCGACGAGGTCGCCCAGGCGCTGGGCGAGGCCGCCCGGCGGCGCGGCGTGACCCTGGAGATCGTCCGCACCGGATCGCGCGGCCTGTTCTGGCTCGAGCCGATGCTGGAGCTCGCGACGCCCGAGGGTCGCGTCGCCTACGGGCCGGTCGAGGCGTCGGACGCCGAGGCGCTGCTCGACGCCATCGTCGCCGGCGGCGGGCCGCACAGGTTGAGGCTGGGACCGCCGGAGGCGATCCCGTTCCTCAAGCGCCAGACGCGGCTGACCTTCGCGCGCTGCGGCATCATCGATCCGCTGTCGCTCTCTGAGTACCGCGCCGCCGGCGGCTATCGCGGTCTCGAACGCGCGCTGAGCATCGGCCCGGCGGCGATCGTCGAGGCGGTGGTGCAGTCCGGCCTGCGCGGCCGCGGCGGCGCCGGCTTCCCCACCGGCATCAAGTGGCGTACCACGCGCGAGGCCGTCGGCCAGCCCAAGTACATCGTCTGCAACGCCGACGAGGGCGATTCCGGCACCTACGCCGATCGCATGATCATGGAAGGCGATCCGTTCTGCCTGATCGAGGGCATGACCATCGCCGCCATCGCCGTCGGCGCCGCCAAGGGCTTCCTCTACATCCGCTCCGAATACCCGCACGCCATCGCCACCATGGAGGCGGCGCTGGCGATGGCGCGACGCGACGGCTGCCTGGGCGCCAATGTCGCCGGCTCGGGCCATGCCTTCGACATCGAGATCCGCGTCGGCGCCGGCGCCTATGTCTGCGGCGAGGAGACGGCGCTGCTCGACTCCCTCGAGGGCAAGCGCGGCATGGTGCGCGCCAAGCCGCCGCTGCCGGCGCATCGCGGCCTGTTCGGCCGGCCGACCGTGGTCAACAACGTGCTGTCGCTGGCCGCGGTGCCGACGATCCTCGCCGAGGGCGCCGATTTCTATCGCGACTTCGGCATCGGCCGCTCGCGCGGCACCATGCCGATCCAGCTCGCCGGCAATGTGCGCCACGGCGGCCTGTTCGAGACCGGCTTTGGCGTGACGCTGGGCGAGCTGGTCGACGACATCGGCGGCGGCACGGCGAGCGGCCGGCCGGTGCGCGCGGTACAGGTCGGTGGCCCGCTAGGCGCCTATTTCCCGCGCGCGCTGTTCGACACGCCGTTCGACTACGAGGCCTTCACCGCGCGCGACGGGCTGATCGGCCATGGCGGCATCGTGGTGTTCGACGACACCGTCGACATGGCGCACCAGGCGCGCTTCGCGATGGAGTTCTGCGCCATCGAATCCTGCGGCAAGTGCACGCCCTGCCGCATCGGCTCGACGCGCGGCGTCGAGGTCATCGACCGCATCGTGCGCGGCGAGAAGCGCGAGGCCAACCTCGCGCTGCTCGAGGATCTCTGCGGCACCCTGAAGTTCGGCTCGCTCTGCGCCCTGGGCGGTTTCACGCCCTTCCCGGTGATGAGCGCGCTGCGACATTTCCCCGAGGATTTCGGCGCCCGAACAGGCGCCGTTCCGGCTTGA
- a CDS encoding gamma carbonic anhydrase family protein, with amino-acid sequence MAIYKLGEHAPNIHPTAWVAPEATVIGKVTLAEGASVWPGAVLRGDNEPITIGKGSNVQESAILHTDPGCPLIVGEDVTIGHQAMLHGCIVHDGALIGIQAVVLNKAVIGARSLVGAGAVVTEGKEFPGGVLILGAPAKVARELSEDNANRLRMSALSYAKRQVQFRETMVRIG; translated from the coding sequence ATGGCCATCTACAAGCTCGGCGAGCACGCGCCCAATATCCATCCCACCGCCTGGGTGGCGCCGGAGGCGACGGTGATCGGCAAGGTGACCCTGGCCGAGGGCGCCAGCGTCTGGCCGGGCGCCGTGCTGCGCGGCGACAACGAGCCGATCACCATCGGCAAGGGCAGCAACGTGCAGGAGAGCGCCATCCTGCACACCGATCCGGGCTGCCCGCTGATCGTCGGCGAGGACGTCACCATCGGCCACCAGGCGATGCTGCATGGCTGCATCGTGCACGACGGCGCGCTGATCGGCATCCAGGCGGTGGTGCTGAACAAGGCGGTGATCGGCGCGCGCAGCCTGGTGGGCGCCGGCGCCGTGGTCACCGAAGGCAAGGAGTTTCCGGGCGGCGTGCTGATTCTCGGCGCTCCGGCCAAGGTGGCGCGCGAGCTTTCCGAGGACAACGCCAACCGCCTGCGCATGAGCGCGCTGAGCTACGCCAAGCGCCAGGTGCAGTTCAGGGAGACGATGGTGCGGATCGGCTGA
- the fdhF gene encoding formate dehydrogenase subunit alpha: MSLIKETDYGTPPARTEKSVTLSIDGFEVTVPEGSSIMRAAMEAGIKVPRLCATDSVEPFGSCRLCLVEIEGRAGTPASCTTPVASGLRVSTQTERLKKLRRGVMELYISDHPLDCLTCAANGDCELQDMAGAVGLREVRYGYAGENHLDAVKDESNPYFTFDPSKCIVCSRCVRACEEVQGTFALTIQGRGFASKVAAGLDEQFLDSECVSCGACVQACPTATLMEKSVIDTGQPEHSVVTTCAYCGVGCSFKAEMRGEEVVRMVPFKDGKANRGHSCVKGRFAWGYATHKERMLNPMIRARTTDPWREVSWDEALAHTASEFKRIQGTYGRGAIGGITSSRCTNEETFLVQKLVRAGFGNNNVDTCARVCHAPTGYGLSTTFGTSAGTQDFDSVEHADVMIVLGANPTDGHPVFASRLKKRMRQGARLIVIDPRRIDLVRMPHVEAAYHLPLRPGTNVAILDALAHVIVTEGLADEAFVRERCDWDEYQRWAAFIAEPRNSPEAVAEISGVPAETIRGAARLYATGGNGAIYYGLGVTEHSQGSTAVMALANLAMATGNIGRPGVGVNPLRGQNNVQGSCDMGSFPHELSGYRHISGDATRAMFETLWNVPLEKEPGLRIPNMLDAAVDGSFKGIYIQGEDILQSDPDTQHVADGLAAMECVVVHDLFLNETANYAHVFLPGSTFLEKDGTFTNAERRIQRVRKVMTPRNGLADWEVTLRLAQAMGLPFHYDHPAQIMDEIAALTPSFAGVSFARLDELGSIQWPCNEQAPEGTPVMHRDGFVRGKGRFMVTEYVPTDERTGPRFPLLLTTGRILSQYNVGAQTRRTANMVWHAEDRLEIHPHDAEQRGIRDGDWIKLQSRVGATSLRALVTDRVAPGVVYTTFHHPDTQTNVVTTEYSDWATNCPEYKVTAVQCVPSNGPTEWQEDYRALTDRSRRIAPVDAAE, from the coding sequence ATGTCCCTGATCAAGGAAACAGACTACGGAACCCCACCCGCCCGAACGGAGAAGTCCGTCACGCTCAGCATCGACGGCTTCGAGGTCACCGTTCCCGAGGGCAGCTCCATCATGCGCGCGGCGATGGAGGCCGGCATCAAGGTGCCCAGGCTCTGCGCCACCGACTCCGTCGAACCATTCGGCTCCTGCCGGCTGTGCCTGGTCGAGATCGAGGGCCGCGCCGGCACGCCGGCCTCGTGCACGACGCCGGTCGCATCGGGCCTGCGCGTCTCGACCCAGACCGAGCGGCTTAAGAAGCTCCGGCGCGGCGTGATGGAGCTCTACATCTCCGATCATCCGCTCGACTGCCTGACCTGCGCGGCGAACGGAGACTGCGAGCTGCAGGACATGGCCGGCGCCGTCGGCCTGCGCGAGGTGCGCTACGGCTATGCCGGCGAGAACCATCTCGACGCGGTCAAGGACGAGTCGAACCCCTATTTCACCTTCGATCCGTCGAAATGCATCGTCTGCTCGCGCTGCGTGCGCGCCTGCGAGGAGGTCCAGGGCACCTTCGCGCTGACCATCCAGGGCCGCGGCTTCGCCTCCAAGGTCGCCGCCGGACTCGACGAGCAGTTTCTCGACTCCGAATGCGTGTCCTGCGGCGCCTGCGTGCAGGCCTGCCCGACCGCGACCCTGATGGAGAAGTCGGTCATCGACACCGGCCAGCCCGAGCACTCCGTCGTCACCACCTGCGCCTATTGCGGCGTCGGCTGCTCGTTCAAGGCGGAGATGCGCGGCGAGGAGGTCGTGCGCATGGTGCCGTTCAAGGACGGCAAGGCCAATCGCGGCCATTCCTGCGTCAAGGGACGCTTCGCCTGGGGCTACGCCACGCACAAGGAGCGCATGCTCAATCCGATGATCCGCGCGCGCACCACCGATCCATGGCGCGAGGTGTCGTGGGACGAGGCGCTCGCCCACACCGCCTCGGAGTTCAAGCGCATCCAGGGCACATACGGCCGCGGCGCGATCGGCGGCATCACCTCCTCGCGCTGCACCAACGAGGAGACCTTCCTGGTGCAGAAGCTGGTGCGCGCCGGCTTCGGCAACAACAACGTCGATACCTGCGCCCGCGTCTGCCACGCGCCGACCGGCTACGGCCTGTCGACCACCTTCGGCACCTCGGCCGGCACGCAGGATTTCGACTCGGTCGAGCACGCCGACGTCATGATCGTGCTGGGCGCCAACCCGACCGACGGCCACCCGGTCTTCGCCTCCCGCCTGAAGAAGCGGATGCGCCAGGGCGCCAGGCTGATCGTCATCGATCCCCGCCGCATCGACCTCGTGCGCATGCCGCATGTCGAGGCGGCGTATCACCTGCCGCTGCGGCCCGGCACCAACGTGGCGATCCTCGATGCGCTGGCGCATGTCATCGTCACCGAGGGCCTCGCCGACGAAGCCTTCGTGCGCGAGCGCTGCGACTGGGACGAATACCAGCGCTGGGCCGCCTTCATCGCCGAGCCGCGCAACAGCCCGGAGGCGGTGGCGGAGATCTCCGGCGTGCCGGCCGAGACCATCCGCGGCGCCGCGCGGCTCTACGCCACCGGCGGCAACGGCGCGATCTACTACGGGCTGGGCGTCACCGAGCACAGCCAGGGCTCGACCGCGGTCATGGCGCTGGCCAATCTCGCCATGGCCACCGGCAATATCGGCCGGCCCGGCGTCGGCGTGAATCCGCTGCGCGGCCAGAACAACGTCCAGGGCTCGTGCGACATGGGCTCCTTCCCGCACGAGCTCAGCGGCTATCGCCACATCTCGGGCGACGCCACGCGCGCGATGTTCGAGACGCTGTGGAACGTGCCGCTCGAGAAGGAACCCGGCCTGCGCATCCCCAACATGCTCGATGCGGCGGTCGACGGCTCGTTCAAGGGCATCTACATCCAGGGCGAGGACATCCTGCAGTCCGACCCCGACACCCAGCACGTCGCCGACGGCCTCGCGGCGATGGAATGCGTGGTGGTGCACGATCTCTTCCTCAACGAGACCGCGAACTACGCCCATGTCTTCCTGCCGGGCTCGACCTTCCTCGAGAAGGACGGCACCTTCACCAACGCCGAGCGGCGCATCCAGCGCGTGCGCAAGGTGATGACGCCGCGCAACGGGCTGGCCGACTGGGAGGTCACCTTGCGGCTGGCCCAGGCGATGGGCCTGCCATTCCACTACGATCATCCCGCGCAGATCATGGACGAGATCGCCGCGCTCACCCCGAGCTTCGCCGGCGTGTCGTTCGCCAGGCTCGACGAGCTGGGCTCGATCCAGTGGCCGTGCAACGAGCAGGCGCCGGAAGGCACGCCGGTCATGCATCGCGACGGCTTCGTGCGCGGCAAGGGCCGCTTCATGGTCACCGAGTACGTGCCGACCGACGAGCGCACCGGTCCGCGCTTCCCGCTGCTGCTGACGACCGGCCGCATCCTCAGCCAGTACAATGTCGGCGCCCAGACCCGGCGCACCGCCAACATGGTGTGGCACGCCGAGGACCGGCTCGAGATCCATCCGCACGACGCCGAGCAGCGCGGCATTCGCGACGGCGACTGGATCAAGCTGCAAAGCCGCGTCGGCGCCACCAGCCTGCGCGCGCTGGTCACCGACCGCGTCGCGCCCGGCGTGGTCTACACGACCTTCCATCACCCCGACACGCAGACCAACGTCGTCACCACGGAATACTCGGACTGGGCGACCAACTGCCCCGAGTACAAGGTCACCGCGGTGCAGTGCGTGCCCTCGAACGGGCCGACCGAGTGGCAGGAGGACTACCGCGCGCTCACCGATCGCTCGCGCCGCATCGCACCGGTGGACGCGGCCGAATGA
- a CDS encoding acyl carrier protein — MQVTTSELGHQIRLVLNEGGTLPVDATSLKDGDDLYAAGLTSHATVNLMLGLEERFDVEFPDRLLRRRTFESIDAISAAVTELLASKKAA; from the coding sequence ATGCAAGTGACCACCAGCGAGCTCGGCCACCAAATTCGTCTTGTCCTCAACGAGGGCGGCACGCTGCCGGTGGATGCCACATCACTCAAGGACGGCGATGATCTCTACGCGGCGGGGCTGACCTCGCACGCCACGGTCAATCTGATGCTGGGCCTCGAGGAACGTTTCGACGTCGAGTTTCCCGACCGCCTGCTGCGGCGGCGCACCTTCGAGAGCATCGACGCCATCAGCGCCGCGGTGACGGAGCTGCTGGCCAGCAAGAAGGCGGCATGA
- a CDS encoding formate dehydrogenase subunit delta: protein MSPDKLIYMANQIGKFFAHEGEAQAAQSVATHLRKFWDPRMRKAIVVHYESGGVGLDPIVRQAVGSLKEAS, encoded by the coding sequence ATGTCGCCTGACAAGCTGATCTACATGGCCAACCAGATTGGCAAGTTCTTCGCCCACGAGGGCGAGGCGCAGGCCGCGCAAAGCGTCGCCACGCATCTGCGCAAGTTCTGGGATCCGCGGATGCGCAAGGCCATCGTCGTGCACTACGAGTCCGGCGGCGTCGGCCTCGATCCGATCGTGCGGCAGGCGGTGGGAAGCTTGAAGGAAGCCTCTTAA
- a CDS encoding DUF1839 family protein, which translates to MAARLLDLNPATWVPHSLHAPDRDWVETNCYIDVWVEALHALGLEPLAALPFTVAQDFEGDHFTFFKFPPEDLRALFGLAVQELAIFDTVEGHIEQQLGRGRMVLVEVDAFHLPDTKGTSYGRAHTKTTVAAIDIDIAGKRLGYFHNTAFHRLEGADFDGVFRRAPEILFPYCEFVKRESPPFAGRALVDRSLALLGTHLRRRPADPIAAFRAEFPTHIEWLATRSMDYFHQYAFNVPRQLGANFEMLGSYLRWLAENGQKDLAGAISACQTVSAACKALQFQLARAVNRKKFGDYDALLDTLATSYQFAITPLVSKYA; encoded by the coding sequence ATGGCGGCGCGGCTGCTCGACCTCAATCCCGCGACCTGGGTGCCCCACAGCCTGCACGCGCCGGACCGCGACTGGGTCGAGACCAATTGCTACATCGACGTCTGGGTCGAGGCGCTGCACGCGCTCGGGCTGGAGCCGTTGGCGGCGCTGCCCTTCACCGTGGCGCAGGACTTCGAGGGCGATCACTTCACCTTCTTCAAGTTTCCGCCCGAGGATCTGCGCGCGCTGTTCGGCCTGGCGGTGCAGGAGCTGGCGATCTTCGACACCGTCGAGGGCCATATCGAGCAGCAGCTCGGCCGCGGCCGCATGGTGCTGGTCGAGGTCGACGCCTTCCATCTGCCCGACACCAAGGGCACCTCCTACGGCCGTGCCCACACCAAGACGACGGTGGCGGCGATCGACATCGACATCGCGGGCAAGCGGCTGGGCTACTTCCACAACACCGCCTTCCACCGGCTGGAGGGCGCCGATTTCGACGGCGTGTTCCGTCGCGCGCCCGAGATCCTCTTTCCCTATTGCGAGTTCGTGAAGCGCGAGAGCCCGCCCTTCGCCGGCCGCGCCCTGGTCGACCGCTCGCTGGCGCTGCTCGGCACCCATCTGCGCCGCCGCCCGGCCGATCCCATCGCCGCCTTCCGCGCCGAGTTCCCGACGCACATCGAATGGCTGGCGACGCGTTCGATGGACTATTTCCATCAGTACGCCTTCAACGTGCCGCGCCAGCTCGGCGCCAATTTCGAGATGCTGGGCAGCTATCTGCGCTGGCTCGCCGAGAACGGGCAGAAGGACCTCGCCGGCGCGATCTCGGCCTGCCAGACCGTGTCGGCCGCCTGCAAGGCACTGCAGTTCCAGCTGGCCCGCGCGGTCAATCGCAAGAAGTTCGGCGACTACGACGCCCTGCTCGACACGCTGGCGACGTCCTACCAGTTCGCCATCACGCCGCTGGTGTCGAAGTACGCATGA
- a CDS encoding acyl-CoA/acyl-ACP dehydrogenase has protein sequence MTSLLARARQVGSEVAARHADSVDRDARFPREAFDALKQARLLGVMVPREFGGEGASIAEIVALCHALGQHCPSTAMIFAMHQIQVACIVRHGQESAWHRTMLRRLTGEQLLLASATTEAGVGGDVRSSVCAVERDGDRFRLEKNASVISYGADADAILVTARRAPDAPASDQSIVAVLKADYTLERTAGWDTLGMRGTCSDGFVLRASGEVAQVLPTPYAEISAQTMLPTTHLTWAGVWLGIATDAVSRARAFIRAEARRKPGTTPSGAVRLAETVNLLQFMRANVVAATRDYQRAMEQAETLTALAFAVEMNNVKTGSAQMATQVINHALLVCGLAGYRNDGPYSVARHLRDAHSAAVMINNDRILANSAGLLLALKDEPELFA, from the coding sequence ATGACGTCACTGCTCGCGCGCGCCCGCCAGGTAGGGTCCGAGGTCGCCGCGCGGCACGCCGACAGCGTCGATCGCGATGCCCGCTTCCCGCGCGAGGCCTTCGACGCCCTGAAGCAGGCCAGACTGCTGGGCGTGATGGTGCCGCGCGAGTTCGGCGGCGAGGGCGCCTCGATCGCCGAGATCGTGGCGCTGTGCCATGCGCTGGGCCAGCATTGCCCGTCGACGGCGATGATCTTCGCCATGCATCAGATCCAGGTCGCCTGCATCGTGCGCCACGGACAGGAGAGCGCCTGGCACCGCACGATGCTGCGGCGCCTGACCGGCGAGCAGCTGCTGCTGGCCTCGGCGACCACGGAAGCCGGCGTCGGCGGCGACGTGCGCAGCAGCGTCTGCGCCGTCGAGCGCGACGGCGATCGCTTCCGCCTGGAGAAGAACGCCAGCGTCATTTCCTACGGCGCCGATGCCGACGCGATCCTGGTGACCGCGCGGCGCGCGCCGGACGCGCCGGCCTCCGACCAGTCGATCGTGGCCGTGCTCAAGGCCGACTACACGCTGGAGCGCACCGCGGGCTGGGACACGCTGGGCATGCGCGGCACCTGCAGCGACGGCTTCGTGCTGCGCGCGTCGGGCGAGGTCGCGCAGGTGCTGCCGACGCCCTATGCCGAGATCTCGGCGCAGACCATGCTGCCGACCACGCACCTGACCTGGGCCGGCGTCTGGCTCGGCATCGCCACCGACGCGGTGTCGCGCGCCCGCGCCTTCATCCGCGCCGAGGCGCGGCGCAAGCCGGGCACCACGCCGTCGGGCGCGGTGCGGCTGGCCGAGACGGTGAACCTGCTGCAGTTCATGCGCGCCAACGTCGTCGCCGCGACGCGCGACTACCAGCGCGCCATGGAGCAGGCCGAGACGCTGACGGCGCTGGCCTTCGCCGTCGAGATGAACAACGTCAAGACCGGCTCGGCACAGATGGCGACGCAGGTGATCAACCACGCGCTGCTGGTCTGCGGCCTGGCCGGCTACCGCAACGACGGGCCCTACAGCGTTGCGCGCCATCTGCGCGATGCGCATTCTGCCGCCGTGATGATCAACAACGACCGCATCCTCGCCAACAGCGCCGGCCTGCTGCTGGCGCTGAAGGACGAGCCGGAGCTGTTCGCGTGA